Genomic segment of Acidobacteriota bacterium:
CGCCGTCGGCGCGCCGACCGGGTGGTCCAGGACGGCCACCGCTGGCCGGTGGAGGTGCTCGATCGAGAGAGCGTCAGCGCCGGCTCCACTCCCCGGATCATCGAGTCCACGCACCTGCCCATCAAGCCCATGACCTTGGACGAGGCGGCCCTGGAGTTGGACGCCGCCAAAATGAGCTTCGTGGTCTTCCGGGACTCGGGCAACAATGAGGTCAGCGTGCTCTACAAGCGCAGCGACGAGAACTACGGCCTCATCGTGCCAGGCCGACAGTAGGGACCCATGCACCTTCAGAACCTCACCCGCCCGGAGCTCATCTTCTCGGAGCTCCCAGGCACCGACGGCCCCACCGTTCTGCGCGCCCTGGCAGAACGGGTGGCCGCCATCGCCCCCCAGCTGGAGGCGGACAATCTCTATCACCGACTGCTCGAACGAGAAGCCCTCAGCTCCACCGGCATCGGCGACGGCGTCGCCATTCCCCACTGCAAGCTGCAGCGTCTGGACAATGTCCTGATGGCCGTGGGTTTGAGCAGTGAGCCGGTGGAGTTCGGCGCCATCGACAACAAGCCGGTGCGGCTCTTCTTTCTCGTGGCCTCTCCGGAGAAGCAGCCGGCGGAGCATCTCAAGGCTCTTTCCAGCCTCTCCCGCTGGCTCAAGACCGACCACCATGTGGACCGCATGCTCGAGCTTTCGGCGGCGGAGGAAATCTTCCGGCTGCTGGCGGAGTCGGAGGAAGATTGATGGAGGACAGCACCGCCTCCGTCGAGGTCCGTGAGCTTCTCGGCGAGGAGCTCGCGGACCTGGAGCTGTCGGTGCTCAGCGGCGAGTCCCACCTGGACAACCGCATCACTCACCCACGGGTGCAAAAGCCCGGCCTGGCCTTCGCCGGCTACTACGCCTACATCCGCCCGGGCCGGGTCCAGATCATCGGCGAGAGCGAGACCGAATATCTCAAGACGCTGCCGTCGGAGCAGCGCCTGGAGCGCTTCACCCACATCACCGGGATGCCGGTGCCGGTCTTCGTCCTCAC
This window contains:
- a CDS encoding PTS sugar transporter subunit IIA, which produces MHLQNLTRPELIFSELPGTDGPTVLRALAERVAAIAPQLEADNLYHRLLEREALSSTGIGDGVAIPHCKLQRLDNVLMAVGLSSEPVEFGAIDNKPVRLFFLVASPEKQPAEHLKALSSLSRWLKTDHHVDRMLELSAAEEIFRLLAESEED